The proteins below come from a single Tenuifilum thalassicum genomic window:
- a CDS encoding YciI family protein: MRLYVFSAILVFFTLTGQAQGQTPASNFNKKLADSLGADEYGMKWYVMVMLKTGTKKIQSRDSLSWLYKGHIDAINELTEKGLLIVTGPLGKNTQNYRSFYILNTNKAEEAQKLMMKNPAVKYGLFDPEFFFWYGPAALPTYRKYQPLVEAKKP; this comes from the coding sequence ATGAGGTTGTATGTTTTTTCTGCAATTCTAGTTTTTTTTACTTTGACAGGTCAAGCTCAGGGGCAGACCCCAGCTTCAAATTTTAATAAAAAATTGGCAGATTCACTTGGAGCTGATGAGTATGGAATGAAATGGTATGTGATGGTAATGTTAAAAACTGGTACCAAGAAAATTCAAAGTCGCGATTCTCTTTCATGGCTTTATAAAGGTCACATAGATGCTATAAATGAGCTTACCGAGAAAGGACTTTTAATAGTAACTGGCCCTTTAGGTAAAAATACCCAGAACTATAGAAGTTTTTACATCTTAAATACAAATAAGGCAGAAGAGGCACAAAAGTTAATGATGAAAAACCCCGCTGTAAAATATGGTTTATTTGACCCAGAGTTCTTTTTCTGGTATGGACCTGCAGCCCTTCCAACCTATCGGAAATATCAACCACTAGTTGAAGCCAAAAAGCCTTAG
- a CDS encoding CaiB/BaiF CoA transferase family protein produces the protein MQRGPLFGIKVLELANVLAGPSVGVALAEMGATVIKVENIHTNGDVTRTWKLPTEDQNTDISGYFSCVNWGKKSLALDLSSPEGLDVVYRLAKVCDIVLASYKPGDAEKLKVDYNTLKQHNKQIIYAQITGYGLKNKRAGYDAIIQAESGFTYMNGEPDGQPVKMPVALMDVLAGHQLKEAILLALLNRERLGEGTFIETSLIKSGVASLANQATNWLVGNKIPERMGSEHPNIVPYGKIFYSRDNKPIVIAVGNDKQFTLLCSILGKPELAKDERFATNFNRVKNRKECNDAIQSLISNFDRDWLLKEFEKNAVPAGGVYNMKEVFEIPEVQELVMEGKTSSGMPIKGLRTVAFTFDKSNIIDLQAPPHYGEHTVSILRDTLGYTSREIDSLIEKKIVYAR, from the coding sequence ATGCAACGAGGACCGCTTTTTGGGATTAAAGTACTAGAGCTGGCTAATGTGTTAGCAGGACCAAGTGTTGGTGTTGCGCTGGCCGAAATGGGGGCAACTGTTATTAAAGTTGAAAATATTCATACCAATGGCGATGTAACCCGAACATGGAAATTACCAACTGAGGACCAGAATACTGATATTTCGGGTTATTTCAGCTGTGTGAACTGGGGAAAGAAGTCTTTAGCTCTCGATTTGTCATCACCAGAGGGCTTAGATGTAGTTTACCGTTTAGCCAAGGTATGCGATATTGTGCTTGCAAGCTATAAGCCTGGTGATGCCGAAAAATTAAAGGTAGATTACAACACCCTTAAGCAGCATAACAAACAGATTATTTATGCGCAAATAACAGGCTATGGCTTAAAGAACAAGAGGGCAGGTTACGATGCTATTATTCAGGCCGAAAGTGGTTTTACCTATATGAATGGTGAACCCGATGGACAACCCGTTAAAATGCCAGTTGCATTAATGGATGTGCTTGCTGGTCATCAACTGAAGGAGGCTATTTTGCTTGCCCTTCTTAACAGGGAACGATTAGGTGAGGGTACTTTTATTGAAACCAGCCTTATAAAATCGGGAGTAGCGTCGTTGGCAAATCAGGCTACTAATTGGCTCGTGGGTAATAAGATACCTGAAAGGATGGGCTCCGAGCATCCAAATATCGTTCCTTACGGTAAGATTTTTTATTCGCGTGATAATAAACCTATTGTTATTGCAGTAGGAAACGATAAGCAGTTTACATTGCTTTGTTCAATTCTTGGAAAACCAGAATTGGCAAAGGATGAGCGGTTTGCAACCAACTTTAATAGGGTTAAGAATCGTAAGGAGTGCAATGATGCCATTCAAAGCCTTATTAGTAATTTTGATAGGGATTGGCTGCTGAAGGAGTTTGAAAAGAATGCTGTTCCTGCTGGAGGTGTTTACAACATGAAAGAGGTTTTTGAAATACCAGAGGTGCAAGAACTCGTTATGGAGGGTAAAACTTCTTCTGGAATGCCAATAAAAGGATTAAGAACTGTTGCTTTTACCTTTGATAAAAGCAACATTATAGATTTACAAGCGCCACCTCATTATGGTGAGCATACTGTTAGTATACTTCGCGACACTTTAGGATATACATCAAGAGAAATTGATAGTTTAATCGAAAAAAAGATTGTATATGCACGATAA
- a CDS encoding cation:proton antiporter domain-containing protein — protein MRRILLLLTVLMGVSLITNGAVSIYTTNTTLPTNEHTSITQSQNSKDTLDKEEVLSESSHEKHSINLAPLFFIILSLFIGTATRYLFRKGPLPYTILLLIFGLILGALARFDILNTFDLNLIADSINWAGNIDPHLILYLFLPTLIFEAAYSLHIHTFKKSLGNAVILAVPGIMVAILITSAAIMLMKSFGIGLNQWTFLLALLFGTIISATDPVAVVAILKEVGASKRLSTITESESMLNDGTAIVIFMAIFGLITGEAANGNAFIEFLRVSLGGVLVGAIIGWGILSWIKRVFNDALIEITVVIGAAYLSFFLAESIFHVSGVIAVVTLGISMAGPGKTKVSPGVTHFLHEFWELAAFIANTLIFIIVGVVIALQVNYKISDVIILFLAYITIHIARLGTIYIFYPLMKKIGYGISFKDSIVLWWGGLRGAVALALALIVAIDSRIPIEPRNQLLSLTAGIVLLTSLINATTVRWLIDKLGLSKVDNIKISLMKQSLLQVKLSGEKEIEKLKSNRYMSGADWKRVSDFLIDNSLTEETPESFDINDALIETRKRLLQKEKESYWRQFNMGMLSSDGVHLLSDQIDVLLDFGGKIPLSERQDIEKIWKAPKTLSKLQNLPLIGKIWKRRFINRLTLSYDCARAFVAAQEENLKSLSSLAIGLSIGESDDTSNNDFLSMLEDEINANRLTGQTFLRNLKEKYPDIRTNIETLLASRSLLNQQEEMIEKLKKQGRLEPDEVTQIQSKVQNLLKRLTDTSTEKYTNLKVAETIKNTPGLDKISSEAAKQLIAKSQIKFFPEGAVLLKEKSSSKSVFLIINGTINYYSNQKLLGVKESCNTFGFYEWLTSSKIRHTVKAETPVSILIISYSTINSLSKKYPEILNPFKFTASTEIALELLKNNENYKNLTSRKLRKIISNAQLEIINDEEKHRFEGSSCILVKGEAIVENEDTLSHAPAILSECNVRCKDDSIIIVIP, from the coding sequence ATGCGAAGAATTCTTTTACTCCTTACCGTATTAATGGGTGTATCACTAATAACAAATGGAGCAGTTTCAATTTATACAACAAATACTACATTACCCACAAATGAGCATACATCTATAACACAATCACAAAATTCCAAAGATACGCTTGATAAAGAAGAAGTACTCTCAGAAAGTTCACATGAAAAGCACAGCATAAACTTGGCACCTCTTTTCTTTATCATTCTATCGCTTTTTATTGGTACCGCAACACGCTACCTGTTTAGAAAAGGTCCACTACCCTACACTATTCTTCTTTTAATATTCGGATTGATACTTGGAGCCCTAGCCCGATTCGACATTCTAAACACCTTTGACTTAAATTTAATTGCTGATTCAATTAATTGGGCAGGCAACATTGACCCCCATCTAATACTCTACCTTTTCCTGCCTACACTTATTTTTGAGGCAGCCTATTCGTTGCACATACATACTTTCAAAAAATCACTTGGTAATGCAGTAATACTAGCAGTTCCAGGAATAATGGTTGCCATTCTAATCACATCTGCAGCGATAATGTTAATGAAGAGTTTTGGCATTGGGCTGAACCAATGGACTTTTCTACTGGCATTACTTTTTGGAACCATTATAAGCGCCACGGACCCTGTAGCAGTAGTTGCTATTTTAAAGGAGGTTGGTGCCAGCAAAAGGCTTTCAACCATTACGGAGAGTGAATCGATGCTCAACGATGGAACAGCCATCGTTATTTTTATGGCCATTTTTGGTTTAATTACAGGAGAGGCTGCCAACGGTAATGCATTTATAGAATTCTTAAGGGTATCGCTTGGAGGTGTTTTGGTTGGTGCAATAATTGGCTGGGGAATTTTATCATGGATAAAGCGTGTATTCAACGATGCTTTAATTGAAATTACTGTTGTAATTGGCGCAGCTTATCTCTCATTTTTTCTTGCGGAATCCATATTCCATGTTTCGGGTGTAATTGCAGTTGTTACGCTCGGTATTTCGATGGCAGGACCTGGAAAAACAAAAGTCAGTCCTGGTGTTACACACTTCCTGCATGAATTCTGGGAACTTGCTGCATTTATAGCCAATACACTTATCTTTATTATTGTGGGTGTGGTAATTGCATTACAAGTAAACTACAAAATAAGTGATGTAATAATTCTATTTCTTGCCTACATCACAATCCACATTGCTCGGCTTGGTACAATCTACATTTTTTACCCATTAATGAAAAAAATAGGCTATGGTATTTCATTCAAAGACTCAATAGTACTTTGGTGGGGTGGCCTAAGAGGTGCAGTTGCTCTAGCCTTAGCACTTATTGTTGCTATTGATTCAAGAATTCCAATTGAACCACGCAACCAACTTCTATCGCTAACAGCAGGTATTGTTCTTCTTACTTCACTAATTAATGCAACTACTGTGCGTTGGCTAATTGATAAACTTGGGCTCTCAAAAGTTGACAATATCAAGATAAGCCTAATGAAACAATCTCTTCTACAGGTTAAACTTAGCGGGGAAAAAGAGATTGAAAAACTTAAGAGTAATAGATATATGTCGGGTGCCGACTGGAAAAGAGTTTCTGACTTTCTGATTGATAACAGTTTAACTGAAGAAACGCCAGAAAGTTTTGATATAAATGATGCTTTAATTGAAACCAGAAAACGACTCCTTCAAAAGGAAAAAGAGAGCTATTGGCGCCAATTTAACATGGGTATGCTGAGCTCCGATGGTGTCCATCTTCTCTCCGACCAGATTGATGTTCTACTTGACTTTGGTGGAAAAATCCCCCTATCAGAACGACAGGATATAGAGAAAATTTGGAAAGCACCTAAAACATTATCTAAACTACAGAACTTGCCTTTGATTGGAAAGATATGGAAACGACGATTTATTAATCGCCTCACTCTTAGCTACGACTGCGCAAGAGCATTTGTTGCGGCTCAGGAGGAAAATCTGAAATCGTTATCGAGCCTTGCTATTGGGCTTTCAATTGGCGAATCTGATGATACAAGCAATAATGATTTTCTTTCCATGCTTGAAGATGAGATAAATGCTAATCGACTAACTGGGCAAACCTTCTTGCGGAATCTAAAGGAAAAATACCCCGATATCAGAACCAATATCGAGACACTCTTGGCTTCGAGGTCGCTCCTGAATCAGCAAGAAGAGATGATAGAAAAGCTTAAAAAGCAAGGTCGTCTTGAGCCCGACGAAGTAACCCAAATTCAATCTAAAGTTCAAAACCTTTTAAAGAGACTTACCGATACCTCAACCGAAAAATATACAAATCTTAAAGTTGCGGAAACCATTAAAAACACACCTGGTCTTGACAAAATTAGTAGCGAAGCAGCAAAACAACTTATAGCCAAGAGTCAAATCAAATTTTTCCCCGAAGGCGCTGTTCTTTTAAAAGAAAAAAGTAGTTCAAAAAGCGTATTCTTAATAATAAATGGTACCATTAACTACTATAGTAATCAGAAACTTTTGGGAGTAAAGGAAAGTTGCAATACTTTCGGGTTTTATGAATGGCTTACCTCGAGTAAAATAAGACATACAGTTAAAGCAGAGACCCCTGTTTCTATTCTAATAATAAGCTATTCAACAATTAATAGCCTATCAAAAAAATATCCTGAAATATTAAACCCATTCAAGTTTACTGCATCAACTGAAATTGCTCTTGAACTTCTTAAAAATAACGAGAACTACAAAAACCTAACTAGCCGAAAACTCAGAAAAATCATTAGCAATGCACAGCTTGAAATAATAAATGATGAGGAAAAGCATCGATTTGAAGGTTCTTCCTGCATTCTAGTAAAAGGTGAAGCAATAGTTGAGAATGAGGACACGCTAAGCCATGCACCCGCTATACTGAGTGAATGCAATGTTAGATGCAAAGACGATTCAATAATTATAGTAATACCCTAA
- the omp85 gene encoding Omp85 family outer membrane protein, translating into MRNLALMFAMLFPISLAFSQETADEKKAEKAKSGWNFGGLPVVAYDTDLGFEYGALVNLFHYGDGSIYPKYKHNIYAEVSRFTKGSGINRLFYDSKYVIPGIRLTADLAYLTDKMYDFYGFNGYESVYNMDWADDESSFYRSRAFYKYDRKLTRFTSDLQGKFKNDKLGWVAGIGFYDFKVDTVDIDKLNKGKDEADKLPYVDGGLYKRYVDWGLIDEDEKNGGFVTYLKFGAVYDTRDNEPNPMKGVWTEAVVTYAPSFLGIGSKYEHAKLSIIHRQYFTLVPERLSFVYRLGYQGTIFGKCPFYLQPNMTTLFLRGSVSEGLGGAKSLRGIIRNRVVGDGIAYGNLELRWKFARFQFINQNFYLSFNAFLDGGQVVQKVKLDVPSTITEAGYDVSDYFSPENDKLHTSWGVGLRIVMNQNFIIAVDHGRAMKSDDGTSGTYIGLNFLF; encoded by the coding sequence ATGAGAAATCTAGCATTAATGTTTGCGATGCTATTTCCTATTAGTCTCGCATTTTCGCAGGAAACAGCCGATGAAAAGAAAGCAGAGAAGGCAAAATCTGGATGGAACTTTGGTGGTTTGCCAGTTGTAGCCTATGATACCGACTTAGGTTTTGAGTACGGCGCCCTTGTTAATCTTTTCCATTATGGCGATGGGAGTATTTATCCTAAGTACAAGCATAATATTTATGCTGAGGTCTCCCGATTTACAAAGGGCAGCGGTATAAACAGGTTGTTTTACGACTCAAAGTATGTAATACCAGGTATCCGTTTAACAGCCGATTTAGCCTATTTAACCGACAAAATGTACGACTTTTATGGTTTTAATGGTTATGAATCGGTTTATAATATGGATTGGGCTGATGATGAAAGCTCCTTTTATCGTAGCCGCGCTTTTTACAAGTACGATAGAAAGCTAACCCGTTTTACATCCGATTTGCAAGGAAAGTTTAAGAACGATAAGTTAGGTTGGGTTGCTGGAATTGGATTTTATGATTTTAAGGTTGATACAGTTGATATTGATAAGCTGAACAAGGGTAAAGATGAAGCCGATAAACTTCCTTATGTTGATGGAGGGTTATATAAACGATATGTTGATTGGGGATTAATTGATGAGGACGAAAAAAATGGTGGATTTGTCACATACCTTAAATTTGGTGCTGTTTACGATACTCGCGATAATGAGCCAAATCCGATGAAAGGTGTTTGGACCGAGGCAGTAGTAACCTATGCGCCTTCATTTTTAGGGATTGGAAGCAAGTATGAGCATGCTAAGCTTAGCATTATTCATCGTCAGTATTTCACTTTAGTTCCTGAACGGCTATCGTTTGTGTACCGTTTGGGGTACCAGGGAACAATATTTGGGAAATGTCCTTTTTATCTACAACCAAATATGACTACATTATTTCTTCGGGGTTCTGTTAGCGAAGGTCTTGGGGGTGCTAAAAGTTTAAGAGGGATTATCCGAAACCGTGTGGTAGGTGATGGTATTGCTTATGGAAATCTAGAGTTGCGATGGAAATTTGCTCGCTTTCAGTTTATTAACCAGAATTTTTACCTATCGTTTAATGCGTTTCTAGATGGCGGGCAGGTTGTTCAAAAGGTTAAACTTGATGTCCCAAGTACTATTACCGAAGCAGGATATGACGTTTCAGACTATTTTTCACCCGAAAATGATAAGCTACATACTAGTTGGGGTGTTGGGCTAAGAATAGTTATGAACCAGAATTTTATTATAGCTGTAGACCATGGTAGGGCAATGAAAAGTGATGATGGGACATCAGGAACCTACATCGGGTTAAATTTCCTTTTCTAA
- a CDS encoding thiamine pyrophosphate-dependent enzyme — MNSKNFLTDSQLPFCKGCGHALVAKNTEKALQKLNVDPLDVVLVTDIGCHGIVDKSFLTHTVHGLHGRSSALAAGIAAGLNNPGKKVIVFTGDGGATIGMQHLIGGAHLGFDMTVVVHNNMLYGMTGGQPSEFTPCGFKTPTLPEGSSKEGYDICELMVAAGASYVERVIGIGDYSDSLAKAFSSSGFSLVEVMEICPSYGVKSNPGIKLSQVVENAGWNVKVFADGKGHSFKKPLKENTESLISEKLEIKPKYQSEIKKPVSILISGSAGEGVQSAAEFLAKAGILSGLNTTKKGSYPVTVGVGFSASDVILSPKPILFTGSTNPDILVITSADGLNFARNTAAKMTSGKLYIDDSLDVPETGAQVIRVPFREKLGARTSSLYAVFYIVHHEKLFPIDAMKEVFLSNKISKKVSIESLLQF; from the coding sequence ATGAATAGTAAAAACTTCCTAACCGATAGCCAACTACCTTTTTGCAAAGGTTGTGGTCATGCACTCGTAGCTAAGAATACAGAAAAGGCTTTACAAAAGCTCAACGTTGACCCCCTCGACGTTGTTTTGGTTACCGATATAGGTTGCCATGGTATTGTGGATAAGAGTTTTCTTACACATACTGTTCATGGTTTGCACGGTCGCTCCTCGGCTTTAGCTGCTGGAATTGCTGCAGGGTTGAATAACCCTGGGAAAAAGGTAATTGTATTCACCGGCGATGGTGGTGCTACCATTGGAATGCAGCATTTGATTGGTGGCGCACATCTAGGTTTCGATATGACAGTGGTTGTGCATAATAACATGCTTTACGGAATGACTGGTGGCCAGCCATCGGAATTTACACCTTGTGGATTTAAAACTCCCACGCTTCCCGAAGGTAGCTCAAAAGAGGGCTACGATATCTGTGAGCTAATGGTTGCTGCAGGCGCATCATATGTTGAGCGTGTTATTGGCATTGGCGACTATTCCGATTCTTTAGCTAAGGCCTTTTCATCAAGTGGATTTTCGCTTGTTGAGGTTATGGAAATTTGCCCCAGCTATGGTGTGAAATCAAATCCTGGAATCAAACTCTCACAAGTGGTTGAGAATGCGGGTTGGAATGTGAAAGTTTTTGCCGACGGTAAGGGGCACTCCTTTAAAAAACCATTAAAAGAGAATACAGAGAGCCTGATTTCCGAAAAGCTTGAAATAAAACCAAAATATCAAAGTGAAATTAAAAAGCCAGTTAGCATTTTAATTTCTGGCTCTGCTGGTGAGGGGGTTCAGTCGGCAGCCGAGTTTCTTGCTAAGGCTGGAATACTCTCGGGATTAAACACCACTAAAAAGGGTAGCTATCCGGTAACAGTTGGAGTTGGCTTCTCTGCTTCGGATGTTATCTTATCTCCTAAACCTATCCTTTTTACAGGTTCTACAAATCCCGATATTCTTGTAATAACTTCAGCCGATGGTTTGAACTTTGCTAGAAACACAGCTGCAAAGATGACGTCTGGTAAATTATATATCGATGATTCGTTAGATGTTCCAGAAACAGGGGCCCAGGTTATTAGGGTGCCTTTCCGCGAAAAGCTTGGTGCTCGTACCAGCTCTTTGTATGCCGTGTTCTATATAGTTCATCATGAAAAACTATTCCCAATCGATGCTATGAAGGAAGTATTTCTTTCAAATAAGATTTCGAAAAAGGTAAGTATTGAAAGTTTGCTTCAGTTTTAG
- a CDS encoding DUF819 family protein, whose translation MMTEIILVLFYLLSPFLILHLCHKFPFVNKLGAVFVAYLLGLIVGNIGILPESASKIQELLTTLTIPLALPLLLFSANIKQWKSIAGKALLSLIIGISSVIVLIVIGFFAFKGKGMGELWKVSGLLVGVYTGGTPNLASLKMMLNVDSDVYILTHTYDMLISTVYLAFLMTIGKKFFSFFLPKFNDDTSEEVEYTNGKDPYWGIFKREIFKPLLKAYGLTVLIFAIAGGLSLLVPRNSQVVVVILTITTLSIIASTFKQINQIEKTFESGMYLILIFSVVVASMADISRFAGLTPGLFGYITFAVFGSLFLQVVLGKLFKIDADTTIITSTALICSPPFVPVVAAAIGNRKIILTGISVGIIGYAVGNYLGFILAEILKNYC comes from the coding sequence ATGATGACTGAAATAATTCTTGTTCTTTTCTATCTCCTATCGCCTTTTCTTATTTTACATTTGTGCCATAAATTCCCTTTTGTAAATAAGTTAGGTGCGGTGTTTGTTGCATATTTACTTGGGCTTATAGTAGGTAACATAGGAATCTTGCCAGAGTCTGCATCAAAAATCCAAGAACTTTTAACAACTTTAACCATTCCACTAGCGCTACCGTTGCTTCTGTTTTCTGCAAATATAAAGCAATGGAAATCTATAGCAGGGAAAGCCTTACTATCACTTATAATAGGAATTTCATCGGTTATTGTTCTAATTGTTATTGGCTTTTTTGCATTTAAGGGGAAAGGTATGGGTGAGCTTTGGAAGGTAAGCGGGTTGCTTGTAGGTGTGTATACTGGCGGAACCCCAAATTTGGCCTCCCTTAAAATGATGCTAAATGTTGATTCTGATGTTTACATACTTACACACACTTACGATATGCTCATATCGACCGTTTATTTGGCTTTTTTAATGACTATTGGGAAAAAATTCTTTTCTTTTTTCCTTCCAAAGTTTAACGATGACACTTCAGAAGAGGTTGAATATACAAATGGGAAAGACCCTTATTGGGGCATCTTTAAACGCGAAATATTCAAACCACTGCTCAAAGCCTATGGCTTAACTGTTCTTATTTTTGCTATTGCAGGTGGACTTTCGCTTTTAGTTCCGAGAAACAGCCAGGTTGTAGTTGTTATTCTAACTATTACTACACTCAGTATTATTGCTTCTACATTTAAACAGATAAATCAAATTGAGAAGACCTTTGAATCGGGTATGTATTTGATTCTGATTTTTAGTGTTGTTGTTGCTTCGATGGCCGATATAAGTAGATTTGCTGGGCTAACTCCAGGATTATTTGGCTATATTACATTTGCTGTTTTTGGTTCCCTATTCCTGCAAGTTGTTTTGGGCAAGCTATTTAAAATTGATGCCGACACCACCATTATCACCTCAACAGCACTTATCTGTTCCCCACCTTTTGTTCCTGTTGTTGCTGCTGCTATTGGAAATCGTAAGATTATTTTAACTGGGATTTCTGTTGGAATTATTGGTTATGCAGTTGGTAACTATTTGGGATTTATACTGGCAGAAATTCTTAAAAATTACTGCTAA
- a CDS encoding sodium:solute symporter family protein: MEALLGNIYFWIVIAYFAIVVGVSFLTRKVASRSVADYLVAGRNLGILLCSVVVAAEWLGGMSTIGVSEKAFNKLSVEPILYNIATSLGMIIIGFTVAKHYRKNNVHTVSEMLEHLFGIHAKRVSAIAFLIAYITLAYVQLQTATSVMSSIFHIDWVYAVIIAAGVITLYTYVGGMHALAITSVLHIGVMFIGIGIATVIGVTKIGGFGHLQELLTAKGATGSIYNPFGVSLGDAFSLLLGGVLGGMAAQASIQPIFAARTPEVAKKAAILSSAYIAPFGIMSALLGLIAATGIFNVGAGTEGFTAKLAMTNLLVNPEFIHPLLGGLALAGILAAILSTVGPVNFAVVTIATKDIYHGFINPEADEKKVLQIARRLVIIVSLITIPLALYFRAGVLDSAYVSYAIRAIGAIVIIAGIYLRGWIDVFTVKLAFIGGTIAVFVCILANKLGWFHLDKTYGAVIFSLLSILVGYIRRKYFVKA, encoded by the coding sequence ATGGAAGCACTTCTTGGAAACATTTACTTTTGGATTGTAATTGCATATTTTGCAATTGTAGTAGGGGTTTCGTTTTTAACCCGAAAAGTTGCATCAAGGTCAGTTGCCGATTATTTGGTTGCAGGTCGGAATCTTGGGATTCTGTTGTGTTCAGTTGTAGTAGCAGCAGAATGGTTAGGAGGAATGAGTACAATTGGTGTGAGTGAAAAAGCTTTTAATAAGCTTTCTGTTGAACCTATTCTTTATAATATTGCCACATCGCTTGGCATGATAATCATTGGTTTTACTGTAGCAAAACATTATAGGAAAAACAACGTGCATACGGTTAGCGAAATGCTTGAGCATTTGTTCGGTATTCATGCTAAAAGGGTTTCGGCCATTGCGTTTCTTATTGCATACATCACACTTGCATATGTTCAATTGCAAACGGCTACTAGTGTAATGAGCTCAATCTTTCATATCGATTGGGTATATGCAGTAATAATTGCAGCAGGTGTGATTACTTTATATACCTATGTTGGAGGAATGCATGCCCTCGCAATAACATCGGTTCTGCATATTGGAGTAATGTTTATTGGTATTGGAATTGCAACAGTAATAGGAGTTACAAAAATTGGTGGTTTTGGGCACTTACAGGAATTACTTACAGCAAAAGGGGCAACAGGCAGCATTTATAATCCGTTTGGGGTTAGTTTAGGCGATGCTTTTAGCTTGCTGTTGGGAGGTGTTTTAGGAGGTATGGCAGCTCAAGCTAGTATTCAACCAATTTTTGCAGCAAGAACCCCCGAAGTTGCCAAAAAAGCAGCTATTCTTTCAAGTGCTTATATTGCGCCATTTGGAATAATGAGCGCTTTGTTAGGTTTAATTGCTGCCACAGGTATTTTCAACGTTGGTGCTGGAACCGAAGGTTTCACTGCTAAGCTGGCCATGACTAACTTGTTGGTTAACCCTGAGTTCATTCATCCATTGCTAGGCGGTTTAGCTCTTGCTGGTATTCTTGCTGCTATCCTTTCAACAGTGGGCCCTGTGAATTTCGCTGTTGTTACAATTGCTACAAAAGATATATATCACGGCTTTATTAACCCCGAAGCCGATGAGAAGAAGGTACTTCAAATAGCTCGTAGGTTAGTTATCATTGTCAGCTTGATAACTATACCATTAGCCCTTTACTTCAGAGCTGGGGTATTAGACTCCGCATACGTAAGCTATGCAATTAGAGCAATTGGGGCTATTGTGATTATTGCAGGTATTTATTTAAGAGGCTGGATTGATGTATTCACCGTAAAACTAGCATTTATAGGTGGTACAATTGCTGTTTTCGTTTGTATCCTTGCTAACAAATTAGGTTGGTTCCACCTTGATAAAACATATGGCGCAGTAATTTTCTCTCTTTTATCAATACTTGTTGGATATATCAGAAGAAAATATTTTGTAAAAGCTTAA